A window of Rhododendron vialii isolate Sample 1 chromosome 13a, ASM3025357v1 contains these coding sequences:
- the LOC131314607 gene encoding pentatricopeptide repeat-containing protein At2g22410, mitochondrial → MLNLFLRSLSPKPLTNPSSVSTLSSLHTRSLLPHKDKPNNWNTTHSLVLSNPLLSLLETKCTSMTHLKQIQAQMTTTGLISDGFASSRLVAFCAISESGNRDYCQKILRNTQNPNVFSWNVAIRGFSDSENPKESVLLYRDMLRSGGTRPDNYTYPLLLKSCARLLLRWIGHGILGHVIQLGFDLDVYVHNAVIHMLVSCGELDLAHKVFGESCVRDLVSWNSLINGYVRSGKAHQALRIYKEMEAEGIRADEVTMIGVVSACAQLEKLDLGREFHHFIMENGLSVTIPLANALMDMYVKCGNLGEAYLLFEKMEKKTAVSWTTMIVGYAEFGHLEVARRLFDEMEEKDVVPWNAMIGGYVHAKRCKEALALFHEMQTRNLKPNEVTMLHCLSACSQLGALDVGRWIHRYIERQKLSLNVSLGTALVDMYAKCGNIAKALQVFHEIPERNSLTWTAIIGGLALHGNAKDAISYFSEMVDIGLMPDEVTFLGLLSACCHGGLVKEGRKHFVQMHSMFNLSPKVKHYSCMVDLLGRAGFLKEAEELIKSMPMEANVAVWGSLFFSCRVHGNIEMGERAARKLLELDPHDSGIYVLLANMYREAKMWEEARKVRKLMGERDVEKTPGCSSIEVNGSVFEFIVRDKSHLQSEQIFECLGQLTRQLEFVGCGTDILPLGSESWNLI, encoded by the coding sequence ATGCTCAATCTCTTCCTCAGATCATTATCGCCAAAACCCCTCACAAACCCATCCTCCGTATCCACTCTCTCCTCACTCCACACTCGCTCTCTCTTACCCCACAAAGACAAACCCAACAACTGGAACACAACCCACTCCTTGGTCCTCTCAAACCCCTTACTTTCTCTCTTAGAAACAAAATGCACTTCCATGACCCACTTGAAGCAAATCCAAGCCCAAATGACAACAACCGGCTTGATATCAGACGGGTTCGCTTCGAGCCGGTTGGTTGCCTTTTGTGCCATCTCAGAATCTGGTAATCGGGATTATTGTCAAAAGATATTGAGAAATACCCAGAACCCTAATGTGTTTTCTTGGAACGTAGCCATTAGAGGGTTTTCAGATAGCGAAAACCCGAAAGAATCTGTTCTGTTGTACAGAGATATGTTGAGAAGTGGTGGGACTAGGCCTGACAATTACACTTACCCTTTGTTGCTCAAATCTTGTGCTCGATTATTGTTGCGTTGGATTGGTCATGGAATTCTAGGGCATGTTATAcaattgggttttgatttggaTGTGTATGTGCATAATGCGGTTATTCACATGTTGGTCTCATGTGGAGAATTAGATTTGGCACATAAGGTGTTTGGTGAAAGTTGTGTGAGGGATTTGGTTTCTTGGAATTCTTTGATTAATGGATATGTTCGTAGTGGGAAAGCGCATCAAGCATTGAGGATTTATAAAGAAATGGAGGCAGAGGGAATTCGAGCAGACGAGGTTACAATGATTGGAGTAGTTTCGGCATGTGCCCAGTTAGAGAAGTTGGATCTTGGAAGAGAATTTCATCACTTTATTATGGAAAACGGATTGAGTGTAACCATTCCACTTGCTAATGCGCTCATGGACATGTACGTGAAATGTGGGAATCTAGGGGAAGCATatttgttgtttgaaaagatGGAAAAGAAAACTGCGGTATCTTGGACTACGATGATTGTAGGATATGCCGAATTTGGGCATTTGGAAGTTGCTCGGAGGCTTTTTGATGAAATGGAAGAGAAAGATGTTGTTCCGTGGAACGCCATGATAGGTGGATATGTTCATGCCAAGCGTTGTAAGGAGGCACTGGCTCTGTTTCATGAGATGCAAACTAGGAACTTGAAGCCAAATGAGGTGACTATGCTTCATTGCTTATCTGCTTGCTCACAACTAGGAGCACTTGATGTTGGAAGATGGATTCATCGTTACATTGAGAGGCAAAAACTTTCTCTGAATGTTTCCTTAGGCACTGCTTTAGTGGACATGTATGCAAAGTGTGGTAATATTGCGAAGGCACTTCAAGTGTTTCATGAGATTCCAGAAAGAAATTCTTTGACTTGGACAGCAATAATTGGTGGTTTAGCCCTTCATGGGAATGCAAAGGATGCCATATCCTACTTTTCGGAGATGGTTGACATTGGTTTGATGCCAGATGAGGTCACATTTCTTGGGCTGCTATCAGCTTGTTGTCATGGAGGTTTGGTTAAAGAGGGTCGTAAACATTTCGTCCAAATGCATTCCATGTTTAACCTGTCCCCCAAGGTTAAACACTACTCTTGCATGGTTGACCTTCTTGGTAGGGCTGGTTTCTTGAAAGAGGCAGAGGAGCTTATTAAAAGCATGCCAATGGAGGCGAATGTTGCAGTGTGGGGGTCGTTGTTTTTCTCTTGTCGTGTTCACGGAAACATTGAAATGGGAGAAAGGGCAGCTAGAAAACTACTTGAGTTGGATCCTCATGACAGTGGAATTTATGTGTTGCTCGCGAATATGTATAGGGAGGCCAAAATGTGGGAGGAGGCTAGGAAAGTGAGGAAGCttatgggagagagagatgtggagaAAACTCCTGGTTGCAGCTCAATTGAGGTGAATGGTAGTGTTTTTGAGTTCATTGTTAGAGATAAGTCACATCTCCAATCGGAGCAGATTTTTGAATGCTTAGGTCAATTAACAAGACAGCTAGAGTTTGTTGGTTGTGGAACTGATATTCTTCCTCTTGGCTCTGAATCTTGGAATTTAATTTGA
- the LOC131314604 gene encoding E3 ubiquitin-protein ligase BIG BROTHER-like isoform X3, with amino-acid sequence MNWNPPVDVSYVNNSFPYNSAGSFINFFEGLAYEHVNFIFSDALHVQESMYPCTHTSTYKFGLSEPGSLSYYDYGDAHMLNDHAPAIDEYNRHMETSTPMTSEQTVDIRRQWEGNSSANMTANHVECPRGYHNARDNQVQQVVWQDNVDPDNMTYEELLELGEVVGTQSRGLSQDLISMLPVKKFKCGFFSRKKSRNERCVICQMEYKRGERQIVLPCKHLYHVGCGTRWLTINKACPICYTDVFGAASKQ; translated from the exons ATGAATTGGAACCCTCCAGTGGATGTTAGTTATGTAAACAATAGCTTTCCTTATAATTCAGCCGGAAGCTTTATCAATTTCTTCGAAGGCCTTGCATATGAGCATgtgaatttcattttttctgatgCATTGCATGTTCAG GAGAGCATGTACCCTTGCACACATACAAGTACGTACAAGTTTGGGTTATCAGAACCTGGGAGTCTTTCATATTATGACTATGGTGATGCTCATATGCTCAATGATCATGCACCAGCAATTGATGAATACAATAGGCATATGGAGACCTCTACCCCAATGACTAGTGAACAGACTGTTGATATACGTAGGCAATGGGAGGGAAATTCAAGCGCAAATATGACTGCTAACCATGTAGAAT GTCCTCGAGGTTATCATAATGCTCGGGATAATCAG GTGCAGCAGGTCGTTTGGCAAGACAATGTTGATCCTGACAACATGACTTACGAG GAGTTACTTGAGTTGGGTGAGGTAGTTGGAACTCAAAGCCGAGGTCTTTCCCAAGACCTTATCTCCATGCTTCCAGTCAAGAAGTTCAAGTGTGGCTTCTTCTCTAGGAAGAAATCAAGAAATGAGAG GTGTGTAATTTGCCAGATGGAATACAAAAGAGGTGAGCGGCAGATTGTTCTTCCATGCAAACATCTCTACCATGTTGGTTGTGGCACCAGATGGCTTACTATCAACAAG GCTTGCCCCATTTGTTACACTGACGTGTTTGGAGCGGCATCGAAACAGTAA
- the LOC131314612 gene encoding ADP,ATP carrier protein, mitochondrial: protein MADQHQHPTVMQKVAGQLHLSSNAQMRYGGYQKPALYQRRFSYGNYSNVALQYPMTQMCGSTNDLSLVAANASPVFVQAPAEKGAAAFAIDFLMGGVSAAVSKTAAAPIERVKLLIQNQEEMIKSGRLSEPYKGIGECFSRTIKDEGFGSLWRGNTANVIRYFPTQALNFAFKDYFKRLFNFKKDRDGYWKWFAGNLASGGAAGASSLLFVYSLDYARTRLANDAKSAKKGGERQFNGLVDVYRKTIASDGVAGLYRGFNISCVGIIVYRGLYFGLYDSIKPVILTGKLQDSFFASFALGWVITNGAGLASYPIDTVRRRMMMTSGEAVKYKSSFDAFSQILKNEGAKSLFRGAGANILRAVAGAGVLAGYDKLQVIVFGKKYGSGGG, encoded by the exons ATGGCTGATCAGCATCAGCACCCAACTGTCATGCAGAAGGTAGCTGGCCAGCTACATCTGAGTTCCAATGCTCAAATGCGCTATGGAGGCTATCAGAAGCCTGCTCTTTACCAGAGACGCTTCTCATATGGGAATTACTCAAATGTTGCGCTTCAGTATCCCATGACTCAAATGTGTGGATCTACCAATGACCTGTCGTTGGTTGCTGCAAATGCTTCCCCTGTGTTTGTCCAAGCTCCGGCTGAGAAAGGCGCTGCTGCCTTTGCCATTGATTTTCTTATGGGCGGAGTTTCAGCTGCTGTGTCCAAAACTGCTGCTGCTCCTATTGAGCGTGTAAAGCTTTTGATCCAAAACCAGGAAGAGATGATTAAATCTGGTAGACTTTCTGAACCCTACAAGGGTATTGGAGAGTGCTTCAGTCGAACAATTAAAGATGAAGGGTTTGGATCATTGTGGAGAGGGAACACGGCTAATGTCATCCGTTATTTCCCCACTCAG GCCCTGAACTTTGCATTCAAGGATTACTTTAAGAGGCTTTTCAACTTCAAGAAAGACCGTGATGGCTACTGGAAATGGTTTGCTGGTAACCTGGCATCTGGTGGTGCTGCTGGTGCTTCATCCCTACTCTTTGTGTATTCCCTTGATTACGCCCGAACCCGTCTTGCTAATGATGCCAAGTCTGCCAAGAAAGGAGGAGAGAGGCAGTTCAATGGCTTGGTTGATGTCTACAGGAAAACAATTGCATCAGATGGTGTTGCTGGTCTTTACCGTGGGTTCAACATTTCGTGTGTCGGTATCATCGTGTATCGTGGACTGTACTTTGGACTGTACGACTCTATTAAGCCTGTGATACTCACTGGAAAATTGCAG GATAGTTTCTTTGCTAGCTTTGCTCTTGGTTGGGTGATCACAAATGGTGCTGGGCTTGCTTCCTACCCAATCGATACAGTCCGCAGAAGAATGATGATGACCTCCGGTGAAGCCGTCAAGTACAAGAGCTCGTTCGACGCATTCTCTCAGATCCTCAAGAATGAGGGTGCCAAATCTCTGTTCAGGGGTGCCGGTGCCAACATCCTCCGAGCTGTTGCTGGCGCTGGTGTGCTTGCCGGTTACGACAAGCTCCAGGTGATCGTCTTCGGAAAGAAGTACGGATCCGGCGGAGGCTAA
- the LOC131314604 gene encoding E3 ubiquitin-protein ligase BIG BROTHER-like isoform X2: MNWNPPVDVSYVNNSFPYNSAGSFINFFEGLAYEHVNFIFSDALHVQESMYPCTHTSTYKFGLSEPGSLSYYDYGDAHMLNDHAPAIDEYNRHMETSTPMTSEQTVDIRRQWEGNSSANMTANHVECPRGYHNARDNQVQQVVWQDNVDPDNMTYEELLELGEVVGTQSRGLSQDLISMLPVKKFKCGFFSRKKSRNERCVICQMEYKRGERQIVLPCKHLYHVGCGTRWLTINKVSYCLEVLSLFIFCVLGNRDHVLKTSVLCS, encoded by the exons ATGAATTGGAACCCTCCAGTGGATGTTAGTTATGTAAACAATAGCTTTCCTTATAATTCAGCCGGAAGCTTTATCAATTTCTTCGAAGGCCTTGCATATGAGCATgtgaatttcattttttctgatgCATTGCATGTTCAG GAGAGCATGTACCCTTGCACACATACAAGTACGTACAAGTTTGGGTTATCAGAACCTGGGAGTCTTTCATATTATGACTATGGTGATGCTCATATGCTCAATGATCATGCACCAGCAATTGATGAATACAATAGGCATATGGAGACCTCTACCCCAATGACTAGTGAACAGACTGTTGATATACGTAGGCAATGGGAGGGAAATTCAAGCGCAAATATGACTGCTAACCATGTAGAAT GTCCTCGAGGTTATCATAATGCTCGGGATAATCAG GTGCAGCAGGTCGTTTGGCAAGACAATGTTGATCCTGACAACATGACTTACGAG GAGTTACTTGAGTTGGGTGAGGTAGTTGGAACTCAAAGCCGAGGTCTTTCCCAAGACCTTATCTCCATGCTTCCAGTCAAGAAGTTCAAGTGTGGCTTCTTCTCTAGGAAGAAATCAAGAAATGAGAG GTGTGTAATTTGCCAGATGGAATACAAAAGAGGTGAGCGGCAGATTGTTCTTCCATGCAAACATCTCTACCATGTTGGTTGTGGCACCAGATGGCTTACTATCAACAAGGTGAGCTACTGTCTGGAAGTTCTTtcactatttattttttgtgttttgggaAACAGAGACCATGTTTTGAAGACATCTGTTTTGTGTTCGTGA
- the LOC131314604 gene encoding E3 ubiquitin-protein ligase BIG BROTHER-like isoform X1 → MVVILILSVLTEGSFNMNWNPPVDVSYVNNSFPYNSAGSFINFFEGLAYEHVNFIFSDALHVQESMYPCTHTSTYKFGLSEPGSLSYYDYGDAHMLNDHAPAIDEYNRHMETSTPMTSEQTVDIRRQWEGNSSANMTANHVECPRGYHNARDNQVQQVVWQDNVDPDNMTYEELLELGEVVGTQSRGLSQDLISMLPVKKFKCGFFSRKKSRNERCVICQMEYKRGERQIVLPCKHLYHVGCGTRWLTINKACPICYTDVFGAASKQ, encoded by the exons ATGGTAGTGATTTTGATTCTCTCTGTCTTAACAGAAGGCTCGTTCAATATGAATTGGAACCCTCCAGTGGATGTTAGTTATGTAAACAATAGCTTTCCTTATAATTCAGCCGGAAGCTTTATCAATTTCTTCGAAGGCCTTGCATATGAGCATgtgaatttcattttttctgatgCATTGCATGTTCAG GAGAGCATGTACCCTTGCACACATACAAGTACGTACAAGTTTGGGTTATCAGAACCTGGGAGTCTTTCATATTATGACTATGGTGATGCTCATATGCTCAATGATCATGCACCAGCAATTGATGAATACAATAGGCATATGGAGACCTCTACCCCAATGACTAGTGAACAGACTGTTGATATACGTAGGCAATGGGAGGGAAATTCAAGCGCAAATATGACTGCTAACCATGTAGAAT GTCCTCGAGGTTATCATAATGCTCGGGATAATCAG GTGCAGCAGGTCGTTTGGCAAGACAATGTTGATCCTGACAACATGACTTACGAG GAGTTACTTGAGTTGGGTGAGGTAGTTGGAACTCAAAGCCGAGGTCTTTCCCAAGACCTTATCTCCATGCTTCCAGTCAAGAAGTTCAAGTGTGGCTTCTTCTCTAGGAAGAAATCAAGAAATGAGAG GTGTGTAATTTGCCAGATGGAATACAAAAGAGGTGAGCGGCAGATTGTTCTTCCATGCAAACATCTCTACCATGTTGGTTGTGGCACCAGATGGCTTACTATCAACAAG GCTTGCCCCATTTGTTACACTGACGTGTTTGGAGCGGCATCGAAACAGTAA
- the LOC131314606 gene encoding agamous-like MADS-box protein AGL80: MTRTKVNLACIANDSERKSTFKRRKKGLMKKAEELSILCAVDTCAIIFSPYDPEPNVWPSPLEVQRVIAKLRNMSPLEQNRRMMDQKDFISQQLTRLSEQMAKQQREIRHKEMTNVMFECLKGKGFEYLNMSDLNDLSNLLNQNIRAIERRIKLLEKRHNGGE; the protein is encoded by the coding sequence atgacaagaaCCAAAGTGAACCTTGCATGCATAGCCAACGATTCCGAAAGGAAATCCACcttcaaaagaagaaagaaaggccTAATGAAGAAGGCGGAGGAGCTTAGCATCTTGTGCGCGGTCGATACGTGCGCAATCATTTTCAGCCCGTACGATCCCGAGCCAAACGTCTGGCCATCACCATTGGAAGTGCAACGCGTCATCGCGAAGCTCAGGAACATGTCCCCATTGGAACAGAACAGGAGAATGATGGATCAAAAGGATTTCATAAGCCAACAGCTCACAAGGTTAAGTGAGCAAATGGCTAAGCAACAGAGGGAAATTCGGCACAAGGAGATGACCAATGTCATGTTTGAGTGCTTGAAGGGCAAAGGGTTCGAGTATTTGAACATGTCTGATCTGAACGATCTAAGTAACCTGTTGAACCAAAACATAAGGGCTATTGAGAGGAGAATCAAACTTCTTGAAAAAAGGCATAACGGTGGTGAGTAA
- the LOC131314611 gene encoding uncharacterized protein LOC131314611 produces MNNSGLGAGFLSSPSCGFLDLESPIARHDQTPLGHVSNTHHHRRQMKSSITGIENDLPIRLMEAKGSTQKGFLDFGKRKAVASVDVGNNNGNSSSEEGEEDEPGYAEDGNGEYCSGAKGKKGSPWQRMKWTDDIVRLLIAVVARVGDDGTLDGVEGPKRKSGVLQKKGKWKMVSKIMIAKGCYVSPQQCEDKFNDLNKRYKKLNDILGRGTSCRVVEDPTLMDSMSNLSTKMKEDIRKILNSKHLFYQEMCAYHNGKRIPNCDDVDLQVHSLPLVRCSKDTNGEEEEAEENDESDDESENEENDDVNEDRVRVGEQKKPNEEDSSFGPHPSALSGFEAEMAEIFQDSTKSLWERRQWIGKKMVQLQEQRVCIEAEAFELEKQCFKWRRFCGKKERELERSRLENERMMLVNERMGLELKQKEWEINLKRSEASLDPSSIDRLQRRDQIDLGRHP; encoded by the coding sequence ATGAATAATTCGGGTTTGGGAGCAGGTTTTTTGTCGAGTCCGAGTTGTGGGTTTTTAGACCTTGAATCGCCAATTGCAAGGCATGATCAAACGCCACTGGGTCACGTATCTAATACCCATCACCATCGTCGCCAAATGAAATCCTCAATAACAGGTATTGAAAATGACCTCCCCATTAGACTTATGGAAGCGAAGGGTTCGACCCAAAAAGGTTTCCTAGATTTTGGCAAAAGGAAGGCGGTTGCCTCTGTTGATGTTGGAAATAATAATGGTAACAGCAGTAGTGAAGAAGGGGAAGAAGATGAGCCTGGTTATGCCGAGGATGGGAATGGCGAGTATTGCAGTGGGGCAAAGGGTAAAAAGGGGTCTCCGTGGCAACGAATGAAATGGACTGATGATATTGTTAGGCTTTTAATTGCAGTGGTTGCTCGTGTTGGTGATGATGGTACTCTTGACGGTGTAGAAGGACCAAAGAGGAAATCTGGGGTTTTGCAGAAGAAAGGGAAATGGAAAATGGTCTCGAAAATAATGATTGCTAAGGGTTGTTATGTTTCGCCCCAGCAGTGTGAAGACAAGTTTAATGACTTGAACAAGAGGTACAAGAAGTTGAATGACATTCTTGGGAGGGGAACTTCGTGTAGGGTAGTGGAAGACCCCACTCTCATGGACTCCATGTCGAATCTCTCAACCAAGATGAAGGAGGATATAAGAAAGATATTGAACTCAAAGCACCTGTTTTACCAGGAAATGTGCGCTTATCATAACGGAAAAAGGATACCCAATTGTGATGATGTTGATTTGCAAGTTCATTCTCTACCTCTTGTGAGATGCTCAAAGGACACTAACGGtgaagaggaagaagctgaagaaaatGATGAAAGTGACGATGAATCAGAAAATGAGGAGAATGACGATGTGAATGAAGATAGGGTCAGGGTGGGGGAACAAAAGAAGCCAAATGAAGAGGATAGTAGTTTTGGGCCCCATCCTAGTGCGCTAAGTGGTTTTGAAGCTGAAATGGCTGAGATTTTCCAAGATTCCACAAAATCCCTGTGGGAGAGGAGACAGTGGATTGGAAAAAAGATGGTGCAACTTCAGGAGCAAAGGGTATGCATCGAAGCAGAAGCTTTTGAGTTGGAGAAGCAGTGCTTTAAGTGGCGGAGATTCTGCGGCAAGAAAGAGAGGGAGCTAGAGAGATCGAGGCTGGAGAATGAGAGGATGATGCTAGTGAACGAACGAATGGGATTGGAACTGAAGCAGAAGGAATGGGAGATAAATTTGAAGAGGTCAGAGGCATCTTTGGATCCTAGTTCTATTGATAGACTGCAAAGAAGAGATCAGATTGATTTGGGTAGGCATCCGTAG